One window of the Allorhizobium ampelinum S4 genome contains the following:
- a CDS encoding YaiI/YqxD family protein, which produces MIYVDADACPVKAEVLKVAERHDMPVTFVANSGLRPSRDPMVTNVIVSNGFDAADDWIAERAGPGDIVITADVPLAGRCVATGAFVTGPTGRMFDETNIGMATAMRDLGAHLRETGESKGYNRAFSPRDRSQFLETLDRLCRRCKSLRQDTAPL; this is translated from the coding sequence ATGATCTATGTGGATGCCGACGCCTGCCCGGTTAAAGCCGAGGTGTTGAAAGTGGCCGAACGCCACGACATGCCAGTGACCTTCGTTGCCAATTCCGGCCTGCGCCCGTCTCGCGATCCGATGGTGACAAATGTCATCGTCTCCAATGGTTTCGATGCCGCTGACGACTGGATCGCCGAACGGGCCGGGCCAGGCGATATCGTCATCACCGCCGATGTGCCGCTGGCCGGGCGCTGCGTCGCTACGGGTGCTTTCGTCACCGGGCCGACCGGGCGGATGTTCGATGAGACCAATATCGGCATGGCAACTGCCATGCGCGATCTCGGTGCCCATTTGCGCGAGACCGGCGAAAGCAAGGGCTATAACCGCGCCTTCAGCCCCCGCGACCGCTCGCAGTTTCTGGAAACACTGGATCGGCTTTGCCGCCGCTGCAAATCCCTCCGTCAGGACACGGCCCCATTATGA
- a CDS encoding DUF1345 domain-containing protein — MTSKKKPRFYALRRHRHSPFYASGLLGLLTLPVFLWIKPALAVECSAIVFFVLYIALMIKRIPGITAERLKTSPQRDDAPTIVIPLVSLLAVVAAVAALFNALNRAGSPSLLEVSLAFVSVISGWFTIHTMFAMHYAHDYWRHLTSNPDPGPSGGLDFPDTPEPGGYEFLYFAFVIGMTAQTSDVAITSTAMRRLNLAHSIVSFFFNTILVAAAVNAVVSIAN; from the coding sequence ATGACCTCCAAGAAAAAGCCTCGTTTCTACGCATTGAGACGCCATAGGCACAGCCCGTTCTATGCGTCTGGTCTGCTGGGACTTTTGACGTTGCCGGTCTTTCTGTGGATCAAGCCCGCCTTGGCCGTCGAATGCTCGGCCATCGTGTTTTTCGTCCTCTATATCGCCTTGATGATAAAACGCATCCCCGGCATCACCGCTGAACGCCTGAAAACCAGCCCGCAACGCGACGATGCGCCGACCATCGTCATCCCGCTGGTCAGCCTGCTGGCGGTAGTGGCCGCAGTCGCCGCTCTGTTCAACGCCTTGAACCGGGCCGGTTCTCCCAGCTTGCTGGAAGTGTCGCTAGCGTTTGTGTCGGTCATCAGCGGCTGGTTCACCATTCACACCATGTTTGCAATGCATTACGCCCATGATTATTGGCGTCATCTGACAAGCAATCCCGACCCCGGCCCTTCCGGCGGTCTGGATTTTCCCGACACGCCGGAGCCAGGCGGCTATGAATTCCTGTATTTCGCCTTCGTCATCGGCATGACCGCCCAGACATCCGATGTCGCCATCACCAGCACGGCCATGCGGCGGCTCAACCTCGCCCATTCCATCGTGTCTTTCTTCTTCAACACGATTTTGGTCGCGGCAGCCGTCAACGCCGTCGTTTCGATAGCCAATTGA
- the fghA gene encoding S-formylglutathione hydrolase, which translates to MNILSQNTAFGGMQGVFSHQSDVTGCEMTFAVFVPPQAISEKRPVLWYLSGLTCSHANVMEKGEYRRLAAELGLIIVCPDTSPRGNDVPDELTNWKMGKGAGMYLNATEMPWAEHFQMYSYITEELPALIAEQFRADMSRQGIFGHSMGGHGALTIALKHPDRFKSCSAFAPIVSPLKADWTQDAFEKYLGPDRSLWRQYDACALIEDGARFPEFLVDQGKADSFLETGLQPWLLEEAVKNTDIGLTLRLHERYDHSYYFISTFMDDHLRWHGERL; encoded by the coding sequence ATGAATATTCTGTCGCAAAACACCGCCTTTGGCGGCATGCAGGGCGTGTTTTCGCACCAGTCCGATGTCACCGGTTGCGAAATGACCTTTGCCGTCTTCGTGCCACCCCAGGCGATCAGTGAAAAGCGCCCGGTACTCTGGTATCTGTCCGGCCTGACTTGTAGCCATGCCAATGTGATGGAAAAGGGCGAATACCGTCGGCTGGCCGCAGAACTCGGCCTGATCATCGTCTGCCCGGACACCAGCCCACGCGGCAATGACGTGCCAGATGAGTTGACCAACTGGAAAATGGGCAAGGGCGCTGGCATGTATCTGAATGCCACCGAAATGCCCTGGGCCGAACATTTCCAGATGTACAGCTACATCACCGAGGAATTGCCCGCGTTGATTGCTGAACAGTTCCGTGCCGACATGAGCCGCCAGGGCATTTTCGGCCATTCTATGGGCGGCCATGGCGCATTGACCATCGCGCTGAAACATCCCGACCGCTTCAAGAGCTGCTCTGCGTTCGCCCCAATCGTCAGCCCGCTAAAAGCCGATTGGACGCAGGACGCTTTTGAGAAATATCTCGGTCCAGACCGTTCCCTCTGGCGTCAGTATGATGCCTGCGCTCTGATCGAGGATGGAGCGCGCTTTCCGGAATTCCTGGTGGACCAAGGTAAGGCCGATAGTTTCCTGGAAACAGGTCTACAGCCCTGGCTGCTGGAAGAGGCGGTGAAAAACACCGATATCGGCCTGACGCTGCGGCTGCATGAGCGCTACGACCATTCCTATTATTTTATCTCGACGTTTATGGACGATCACTTGCGCTGGCATGGCGAGCGGCTATAG
- the lpxB gene encoding lipid-A-disaccharide synthase yields MENRPLKIAVIAGEVSGDLLGADLIAALKQRYDGEITLIGVGGPALEAQGLTSLFDFSELSVMGITQVLAKLPRFLTLIGRTAKALVSAKPDLLLIVDSPDFTHRVAKKVRAACPTMPVVNYVCPSVWAWKEYRAKAMLAYVDSVLAVLPFEPAVMQRLGGPETHFVGHRLVTSPAMLACRADRLLRPLPAAEEPKTIMLLPGSRGAEISALAPVFRDAARIFVERNGPTRFVLPTVPRRERQVREAVANWEEKPDVVVGEDAKWRAFAESDAAIAASGTVLLELCLAGVPVVSTYKTDWLIKLLHSRIKTWTGALPSIIADYVVVPEYLNEQLRGASLARWMERLSTETRERQAMVEGFDLVWQKMQTKTPAGEAGAEIVLDVLKTRSIV; encoded by the coding sequence ATGGAAAACCGGCCCCTGAAGATCGCAGTCATTGCTGGCGAAGTCTCTGGCGACTTGCTGGGTGCGGATCTGATCGCGGCGCTGAAGCAGCGCTATGACGGAGAGATCACGCTGATCGGCGTCGGTGGACCCGCGCTGGAGGCGCAGGGTCTGACCTCACTGTTTGATTTTTCGGAATTGTCGGTCATGGGCATTACCCAGGTTCTGGCAAAGCTGCCGCGTTTCCTGACATTGATCGGCAGGACCGCCAAAGCGCTTGTATCAGCCAAACCGGATTTGCTGCTGATTGTTGATAGTCCTGATTTCACCCATCGTGTTGCGAAAAAGGTGAGGGCGGCCTGCCCGACCATGCCGGTGGTCAACTATGTCTGCCCGAGCGTCTGGGCGTGGAAGGAATACCGGGCCAAGGCCATGCTAGCCTATGTCGATAGCGTTTTGGCCGTCCTGCCGTTCGAGCCCGCCGTGATGCAGCGTCTTGGCGGGCCGGAAACCCATTTTGTCGGGCATCGGCTGGTCACCAGCCCCGCCATGCTCGCCTGCCGGGCAGACCGGCTGCTGCGTCCGCTTCCTGCCGCAGAGGAGCCGAAAACCATCATGCTGCTGCCGGGGTCGCGGGGCGCGGAAATCTCGGCGCTCGCGCCGGTGTTTCGGGATGCAGCCCGGATTTTCGTCGAGCGCAATGGGCCGACGCGGTTTGTGCTGCCAACGGTACCACGGCGGGAGCGTCAGGTGCGCGAGGCTGTTGCCAATTGGGAGGAAAAGCCAGATGTGGTCGTTGGGGAGGACGCCAAGTGGCGGGCCTTTGCCGAATCGGATGCGGCCATCGCTGCTTCAGGAACGGTATTGCTGGAGCTTTGCCTGGCTGGCGTGCCTGTCGTCTCCACCTATAAGACCGATTGGCTGATCAAGCTGCTGCATAGCCGGATCAAGACCTGGACTGGCGCCTTGCCGAGCATCATCGCTGATTATGTCGTGGTGCCGGAATATCTGAACGAGCAATTGCGCGGCGCATCGCTGGCCCGCTGGATGGAGCGACTATCCACCGAGACGCGGGAGCGGCAAGCCATGGTGGAGGGCTTCGATCTGGTCTGGCAGAAAATGCAGACAAAAACCCCCGCGGGTGAAGCGGGGGCGGAGATCGTGCTGGATGTTTTGAAGACCCGCTCAATTGTATGA
- a CDS encoding LpxI family protein: protein MSGPQGRLAIIAGSGMLPVYVAEAARAAGEDPFILPLKNEADQRWDGFQSAVIGVGDMAGLSSLIKRHGIKRVVMSGGVKKRPNFKEIHVNLRFLVKLPFAVKTLLSGGDDAVLKMVIQLIESQGCRVVGAHEIAPQLLAELGPLGSSRPTDDDRRDIAAAAKAADALGRLDVGQGAVSVGGRIVALEGVEGTDRMLQRVAELRSEGRISSRRSGVLVKLCKPQQDIRADLPTIGQSTIENAARAGLSGIAVQAGRALLLQRQETLRQADAAGIFISGIELAPEGEAWLS, encoded by the coding sequence ATGAGCGGCCCGCAGGGGCGTCTCGCCATCATTGCCGGCAGCGGTATGCTGCCGGTCTATGTCGCCGAAGCGGCGCGGGCGGCGGGTGAAGATCCCTTCATCCTGCCGCTGAAAAACGAGGCGGACCAACGCTGGGACGGTTTCCAGTCTGCCGTGATCGGGGTCGGCGATATGGCGGGCCTGTCGAGCCTGATAAAGCGACATGGCATCAAACGGGTGGTGATGTCTGGTGGTGTTAAAAAGCGTCCGAATTTCAAAGAGATCCACGTTAATCTTCGTTTTTTGGTGAAGCTGCCTTTCGCGGTCAAAACCCTGCTGTCGGGTGGGGATGACGCTGTGCTGAAAATGGTCATTCAACTGATCGAGTCGCAGGGCTGCCGGGTGGTGGGCGCGCATGAGATTGCACCGCAACTGCTGGCGGAGCTTGGGCCGCTCGGTTCGTCCCGACCGACAGATGATGACAGGCGCGACATTGCCGCCGCTGCCAAGGCCGCTGATGCCTTGGGCCGGTTGGATGTCGGGCAGGGCGCTGTCAGCGTCGGCGGTCGCATCGTTGCTCTGGAAGGTGTCGAAGGCACGGACCGGATGTTGCAGCGCGTCGCCGAACTTCGGTCCGAAGGGCGAATTTCATCGCGGCGCAGTGGTGTGCTGGTCAAGCTGTGCAAACCGCAGCAGGATATTCGCGCCGACCTGCCGACCATCGGGCAGTCGACCATTGAAAATGCCGCCCGGGCTGGGCTTTCCGGCATTGCGGTTCAGGCCGGGCGGGCGCTGCTTTTGCAACGCCAGGAAACCTTGAGGCAGGCCGATGCGGCGGGTATTTTTATCTCCGGTATTGAATTGGCACCTGAGGGCGAAGCCTGGTTAAGCTAA
- the lpxA gene encoding acyl-ACP--UDP-N-acetylglucosamine O-acyltransferase, with amino-acid sequence MTVIPASARIHPSSVIEDGAVIGENVTIGPFCHVGSKVVLGDGAEFLSHVVLTGKTVVGKNSRIFPNAVIGGEPQSIHHSGEETTLTIGDNCTMREGVTINCGTVEGGGHTVVGSNNLFLANSHVAHDCQLGNHIILSNNVMLAGHVKIGDRAILGGGSAVHQFTRIGRQAFIGGLSACSYDVIPYGMLNGNPGLLGGLNVVGMTRAGVERATIHRVRKAYKALFDEEGAIREKAAAIREEFADCAEVIEILDFIVAESDRALSSPFRGKS; translated from the coding sequence ATGACCGTTATTCCAGCCAGTGCCCGCATTCATCCCTCCAGCGTCATCGAAGATGGCGCGGTGATCGGGGAAAATGTGACGATAGGACCGTTCTGCCATGTCGGTTCCAAGGTCGTGTTGGGCGACGGTGCTGAGTTTTTGTCGCATGTGGTGCTGACGGGAAAAACCGTCGTCGGCAAGAATAGCCGGATATTTCCCAATGCGGTTATCGGTGGCGAGCCACAGAGCATCCATCATTCCGGCGAAGAGACAACCTTGACCATCGGCGACAATTGCACGATGCGTGAAGGCGTAACGATCAATTGCGGCACGGTAGAAGGTGGCGGACACACGGTGGTCGGCAGTAACAATCTGTTTCTGGCCAATTCGCATGTGGCGCATGATTGTCAGCTCGGCAATCATATCATTCTATCCAACAACGTGATGTTGGCTGGCCATGTCAAAATCGGTGACCGGGCCATTCTCGGCGGCGGTTCCGCCGTTCACCAGTTCACCCGTATCGGACGACAGGCGTTTATCGGTGGGCTGTCGGCTTGCAGCTACGATGTCATTCCCTATGGTATGTTGAACGGCAATCCCGGCCTGCTGGGTGGATTGAATGTGGTCGGCATGACCCGGGCCGGGGTGGAACGCGCCACCATTCACCGCGTCCGCAAGGCCTATAAGGCATTGTTCGATGAAGAAGGTGCCATTCGTGAAAAGGCTGCGGCTATTCGCGAAGAGTTCGCCGATTGCGCCGAGGTGATTGAAATCCTGGATTTCATTGTTGCCGAAAGCGACCGGGCGCTCTCGTCGCCATTCCGCGGCAAGAGCTGA
- the fabZ gene encoding 3-hydroxyacyl-ACP dehydratase FabZ gives MTVEQKELGRADILEIMKLLPHRYPFLLVDRIIDIDGDNAAIGIKNVTANEPQFTGHFPEQPIMPGVLLIEGMAQTAGAICARKAGTAGDLVYFMTIDNARFRKPVVPGDRVEFHVTKQKQRGNVWKFHCDAKVDGALVAEADIGAMIVNKEAQ, from the coding sequence ATGACCGTTGAGCAGAAAGAGTTGGGACGCGCGGATATTCTGGAGATCATGAAGCTCCTGCCGCATCGCTATCCCTTCCTGCTGGTGGATCGCATCATCGACATCGATGGCGACAATGCAGCTATCGGTATCAAGAACGTAACTGCAAACGAACCGCAGTTTACCGGACATTTTCCCGAGCAGCCGATCATGCCAGGGGTGCTGCTGATTGAAGGCATGGCGCAGACGGCAGGGGCGATCTGTGCCCGCAAAGCCGGAACGGCTGGCGATCTCGTTTATTTCATGACGATCGATAATGCGAGGTTCCGCAAGCCTGTGGTGCCTGGCGACCGTGTGGAGTTCCACGTTACCAAGCAGAAACAGCGCGGCAATGTCTGGAAGTTTCACTGCGATGCCAAGGTGGATGGCGCGCTTGTCGCAGAAGCCGATATCGGGGCAATGATCGTCAATAAGGAAGCGCAATGA
- the lpxD gene encoding UDP-3-O-(3-hydroxymyristoyl)glucosamine N-acyltransferase, translating into MEHETFYPPHAGVSLKELADRLGAELLQDEAGDRVIRSVAPVYRAKQSDICYILSRRNKAELETCEAGAILCDVALRSLIPEHIPVLLIKNPHAAFAIAGQFLHPDGKQPLPVARPGAADISPAAFVDPSARLEDGVVVEPMAVIGADVEIGASSLIGAGSVIGRGVKIGRDCSIAAGTSIIASYIGNGVIIHNGARIGQDGFGYAPGPRGMVKIVQIGRVIIQDNVEIGANTTIDRGTMDDTVIGEGTKIDNQVQIAHNVRIGRHCGIVAQVGIAGSTVIGDGVLIGGGSGVNGHIKIGDGVQIAAMSGVIGDLPPGEKFGGIPARPLGDFLRDCAQIMGRSEGKSKVGKGQK; encoded by the coding sequence ATGGAGCATGAAACTTTTTATCCGCCCCACGCGGGCGTCAGTTTGAAAGAACTGGCGGACCGTCTTGGGGCGGAACTGTTACAGGATGAGGCGGGTGACCGCGTCATTCGTTCGGTGGCGCCTGTCTATCGGGCAAAGCAGAGCGATATTTGCTATATCCTGTCGAGGCGCAACAAAGCCGAACTCGAAACCTGTGAGGCCGGGGCCATCCTTTGCGATGTTGCGCTGCGTTCGCTGATCCCGGAGCATATTCCGGTTCTGCTGATCAAAAACCCGCATGCAGCTTTTGCTATCGCAGGGCAGTTCCTGCATCCAGATGGCAAACAGCCTTTGCCTGTTGCCCGGCCAGGCGCTGCCGACATTTCTCCTGCGGCCTTTGTCGATCCGAGTGCCCGTCTTGAAGATGGGGTTGTGGTCGAGCCGATGGCGGTGATTGGTGCGGATGTGGAAATCGGCGCTAGCAGTCTGATCGGCGCGGGCTCAGTGATTGGCCGTGGTGTCAAGATCGGCCGCGATTGTTCGATTGCCGCAGGCACCAGTATTATTGCTAGCTATATCGGCAATGGCGTTATCATCCATAACGGGGCGCGCATCGGCCAGGACGGTTTTGGTTATGCGCCAGGCCCGCGTGGCATGGTGAAAATCGTGCAGATCGGACGGGTGATTATCCAGGACAATGTGGAAATCGGCGCCAATACGACGATTGACCGCGGCACGATGGATGACACGGTGATCGGCGAAGGAACCAAGATCGACAATCAAGTCCAGATCGCTCACAACGTGCGCATCGGCCGCCATTGCGGCATCGTAGCCCAGGTCGGCATTGCCGGCAGCACGGTGATTGGCGATGGCGTATTGATTGGTGGTGGCTCTGGCGTTAACGGCCATATCAAGATAGGTGACGGTGTTCAAATTGCCGCGATGAGCGGTGTTATTGGCGATCTTCCGCCGGGCGAGAAATTCGGTGGTATTCCGGCACGTCCGCTTGGGGATTTTCTCAGGGATTGCGCCCAGATCATGGGACGGTCTGAAGGCAAGTCGAAGGTTGGAAAGGGGCAGAAATGA
- the bamA gene encoding outer membrane protein assembly factor BamA, whose amino-acid sequence MKAGSKFLNAVSAIALSAGVVSLSAGLAVVASASVANAALIQRIDVRGATRVGTEAVRSNLTIQPGKAFSNSDIDDSVKRLYATGYFSDVKISVSGSALVVTVNENQLVNQVVFNGNRKIKDDKLTTVVQTQPLGPYSQELIQADINRIKQAYAAIGRSEVEVTTQTAPVGPGRVNLAFVINEGDRTKIAAINFVGNHAYGDSRLAAVISTKKSNPLSFLTRKDVYNDDKLKADEEALRQFYYNHGYADFRITSSDASLNEQTNEYTVNITVDEGQRYKFSDINVESSVEGVDPTELKGLVTTSPGGVYSAREIQKSMEAIQQRVSAKGYPFARVVPRGNRDMGNGTIGVTYMVDQGERAYVERIEVKGNTRTRDYVIRREFDISEGDAFNQEVITRAKRRLEALGYFSSVNITTAQGSAPDRVIIVVNVEDQSTGSFGIGAGYSVGGDGLILEASVEEKNFLGRGQYIRIAAGAGTDDSQTYNLSFTEPYFLGYRLAVGFDLFKSSTSSNDYYDYNEQGGTLRVTAPITEDLATTFRYTYKQIKYKGVDDWTTSLSQPYQDLINGSPWVVSSVSQTLTYNTLDDKNLPHEGIYATFTHEFAGLGGDSEYYKLYGKARIFKSLSDEQDIIGSLSFGAGHVMATGDNLNVFDQFQIGGKEIRGFENNGIGVRMPNRNDDSLGGTTYFTASAEASMPIPGVPQDAGFRIAVFSDAGTLYGNDVKNSGGAQGEDMAWRASVGAGIVWASPFGPLRFDYAQPILKEDYDKVQQFRFSIANQF is encoded by the coding sequence ATGAAGGCTGGTTCAAAATTTTTGAACGCGGTGTCAGCGATTGCGCTGTCTGCTGGTGTAGTTTCGTTAAGTGCAGGCCTCGCCGTTGTGGCATCTGCCTCTGTTGCCAATGCGGCCTTGATCCAGCGGATCGATGTGCGTGGTGCGACGCGTGTCGGGACGGAGGCTGTTCGTTCCAACTTGACGATCCAGCCTGGAAAAGCCTTTTCCAATTCCGACATCGACGACTCGGTAAAGCGTCTTTACGCAACGGGTTATTTTTCCGATGTGAAGATTTCGGTTTCCGGCAGCGCCCTGGTGGTTACGGTCAACGAGAACCAGTTGGTCAACCAGGTCGTGTTCAACGGCAACCGCAAGATCAAAGATGACAAGCTTACGACTGTTGTTCAGACGCAGCCGCTTGGTCCTTATAGCCAGGAACTCATCCAGGCCGATATAAACCGCATCAAGCAGGCCTATGCCGCCATTGGCCGCAGTGAAGTTGAAGTCACGACGCAGACCGCGCCGGTTGGCCCTGGTCGCGTCAATCTCGCTTTTGTCATCAATGAAGGTGATCGTACCAAAATCGCTGCCATCAACTTCGTCGGCAATCACGCCTATGGCGATAGCCGCCTTGCGGCCGTTATCAGCACCAAGAAGTCCAATCCTTTGTCGTTCCTGACCCGTAAGGATGTCTATAACGACGACAAGTTGAAGGCTGACGAGGAAGCTCTGCGTCAGTTCTATTACAATCATGGTTATGCCGATTTCCGGATCACGTCTTCGGATGCATCGCTGAACGAGCAGACCAACGAATACACCGTCAACATCACGGTTGATGAAGGTCAGCGTTACAAGTTTTCCGATATTAATGTCGAAAGCTCTGTTGAAGGCGTGGACCCGACTGAGTTGAAGGGTCTGGTGACAACGTCGCCGGGCGGCGTTTACAGCGCCCGCGAAATCCAGAAATCGATGGAAGCGATCCAACAGCGCGTTTCCGCCAAGGGCTATCCCTTTGCCCGCGTCGTTCCGCGCGGCAACCGCGATATGGGCAATGGCACGATCGGTGTCACCTATATGGTTGACCAGGGTGAGCGCGCCTATGTCGAGCGTATCGAAGTCAAGGGCAATACAAGGACACGCGATTACGTTATTCGTCGCGAATTCGACATCAGTGAAGGCGATGCTTTCAACCAGGAAGTCATTACCCGCGCCAAGCGTCGTCTTGAAGCTTTGGGCTACTTCAGCTCGGTCAATATCACGACGGCTCAGGGCAGTGCTCCAGACCGTGTCATCATTGTCGTCAATGTCGAAGATCAGTCGACTGGCTCCTTCGGTATTGGCGCTGGCTACTCCGTTGGTGGCGATGGCCTGATCCTGGAAGCTTCGGTGGAAGAAAAGAACTTCCTCGGTCGCGGTCAGTATATCCGTATTGCGGCTGGTGCCGGTACGGATGACAGCCAGACCTACAATCTGTCATTCACCGAGCCCTACTTCCTCGGCTATCGCCTTGCTGTTGGTTTCGACCTGTTCAAGAGCAGCACGAGCAGCAACGATTATTATGATTACAACGAACAGGGTGGCACCCTGCGCGTCACGGCGCCGATTACTGAAGATCTGGCAACGACGTTCCGCTACACCTACAAGCAGATCAAGTACAAGGGCGTCGACGACTGGACGACATCCCTGTCGCAGCCTTATCAGGATCTAATCAACGGCAGCCCATGGGTCGTGTCTTCGGTTTCGCAGACTTTGACCTATAATACGCTGGATGATAAAAATCTGCCGCATGAAGGCATCTATGCGACATTCACCCACGAGTTTGCCGGTCTCGGTGGCGATTCCGAGTACTACAAGCTCTACGGTAAGGCCCGTATCTTCAAGAGCCTGTCGGATGAGCAGGATATTATCGGATCGCTGTCTTTCGGCGCCGGTCATGTCATGGCTACAGGTGATAACCTGAACGTCTTCGACCAGTTCCAGATCGGCGGTAAGGAAATCCGCGGCTTTGAGAACAACGGTATTGGTGTTCGTATGCCGAACCGCAACGACGACTCCTTGGGTGGCACCACCTATTTCACCGCCTCTGCTGAAGCGAGCATGCCCATTCCGGGCGTTCCGCAGGATGCAGGCTTCCGTATCGCTGTCTTCTCTGATGCCGGTACGCTTTACGGCAATGACGTGAAGAACAGCGGTGGAGCACAGGGCGAAGACATGGCATGGCGTGCATCTGTTGGTGCCGGCATCGTCTGGGCATCTCCTTTCGGTCCGCTGCGCTTCGATTACGCACAGCCTATCCTCAAGGAAGATTACGACAAGGTGCAGCAGTTCCGATTCTCCATTGCGAACCAGTTCTGA
- the rseP gene encoding RIP metalloprotease RseP produces MAVIGFLTGYIIPFVLVLSLIVFVHEMGHYLVGRWSGIKILAFSLGFGPELVGFNDRHGTRWKLSAIPLGGYVRFFGDADASSKTDTAEFEALSPEDRARTLNGAKLWKRAATVAAGPIANFLLAILIFSVTFSLYGKPVSDPVVAEVKPASAAAEAGVQPGDILVALDGSSVKTFDDVVRYVSVRPLVPIVVTVKRGESQMDLSMTPRRTETIDRFGNKMEVGQIGIMTTAARGNFRVEKLGLIESVSAGVDQTWNIVTGTYDYLANLFAGRMNADQLGGPIRVAQASGQVATLGVVALLQLAAVLSVSIGLLNLMPVPVLDGGHLILYALEAVRGKPVSAGAQEIAFKVGMVMILSLMVFATWNDISRLIG; encoded by the coding sequence ATGGCTGTTATCGGTTTCCTGACGGGTTATATCATTCCCTTCGTTCTGGTCCTGTCGCTGATCGTTTTCGTGCATGAAATGGGCCATTATCTGGTTGGGCGCTGGTCGGGTATCAAGATTCTCGCATTCTCGTTGGGATTTGGCCCGGAACTGGTCGGCTTCAATGACCGCCACGGCACGCGCTGGAAACTGAGCGCCATTCCGTTGGGTGGCTATGTGCGCTTCTTCGGTGATGCCGATGCGTCCAGCAAGACCGATACCGCGGAGTTTGAGGCGCTGAGCCCTGAGGATCGCGCCCGCACGCTGAATGGTGCAAAATTGTGGAAAAGGGCAGCCACTGTTGCCGCCGGGCCAATTGCAAATTTCCTGCTGGCAATTTTAATTTTCTCGGTCACATTCAGCCTTTATGGAAAGCCCGTTTCCGATCCTGTCGTGGCAGAGGTCAAGCCTGCGAGTGCGGCGGCTGAAGCCGGTGTGCAGCCCGGAGACATTCTGGTGGCGCTCGATGGCAGCAGCGTCAAGACCTTCGACGATGTGGTCCGCTATGTGAGCGTTCGCCCGCTTGTGCCGATCGTCGTCACGGTCAAGCGTGGTGAGTCCCAGATGGACCTATCAATGACGCCGCGCCGGACCGAAACCATCGACCGTTTCGGCAATAAGATGGAAGTCGGCCAGATTGGCATCATGACGACGGCAGCCAGGGGCAATTTTCGTGTGGAAAAACTGGGGCTTATCGAATCGGTTAGCGCCGGGGTCGATCAAACCTGGAATATCGTGACGGGTACTTATGATTATCTGGCAAACCTGTTTGCTGGCCGAATGAATGCTGACCAGCTGGGGGGACCTATCAGGGTAGCGCAGGCATCTGGTCAGGTTGCGACACTTGGTGTTGTAGCTTTGCTGCAATTGGCGGCAGTTTTGTCGGTTTCCATTGGGTTACTGAACCTTATGCCGGTTCCGGTGCTTGATGGCGGCCATTTAATCCTCTATGCGCTAGAAGCAGTACGAGGAAAACCAGTCAGTGCCGGTGCGCAGGAAATCGCGTTCAAGGTGGGAATGGTCATGATTCTGTCGCTGATGGTGTTCGCTACATGGAACGACATCAGCAGGTTGATTGGCTGA